A single Kiritimatiellia bacterium DNA region contains:
- a CDS encoding glycoside hydrolase family 99-like domain-containing protein yields the protein MNGRAGALALAVVVAAAGGVAGERAPRIRLGAYYFDGWSGTNRLAGQPGEPWASNAPTHLTRSLATDYSDREPVWGWRSDTAAIMQRQIDLAADHGLSFWAFCWYFHPEPSAVAADPKHTGLRLYLAAPNRARMGFCLLVANHDSYQLRTLENWRSAAAHWVPLFREPGHVTLGGRPMVIVFNPSDALPEGLAAVEQAARAAGLPGVAWVGCAPRLPPVFAASTRYNVNGGWMKGWQEMPIERLYQLHRESWAGTPAQPHIPCVSVGWDRRPWETAAKGSWYYTGGMPDKFAAHLRELIAWMDAHPEQCTAERYAVVFAWNELGEGGWLVPTRGDPQGLWLRAIRDNLMQ from the coding sequence GTGAATGGGCGGGCGGGAGCTCTGGCACTGGCCGTCGTGGTCGCGGCGGCGGGGGGGGTGGCGGGGGAGCGAGCTCCCCGGATTCGGCTGGGTGCGTACTACTTTGATGGATGGTCGGGCACGAACCGGCTGGCTGGGCAGCCGGGGGAACCGTGGGCGTCCAATGCACCAACGCATCTCACTCGTTCGCTTGCGACCGACTACAGTGACCGTGAGCCGGTGTGGGGTTGGCGAAGCGACACCGCGGCGATCATGCAGCGGCAGATCGACTTGGCCGCAGATCACGGGCTGAGTTTTTGGGCGTTTTGCTGGTACTTCCATCCCGAGCCCTCAGCGGTGGCGGCCGACCCCAAACACACCGGGCTGCGACTGTACCTGGCGGCACCCAATCGCGCCCGCATGGGCTTCTGCCTGTTGGTGGCGAACCATGACTCCTATCAGTTGAGGACGCTGGAGAACTGGAGGTCGGCGGCAGCGCACTGGGTGCCGCTGTTCCGCGAGCCCGGTCACGTCACGTTAGGGGGACGGCCGATGGTCATTGTGTTCAATCCGTCCGACGCGCTGCCGGAGGGACTGGCGGCGGTGGAGCAGGCGGCGCGCGCAGCAGGTCTGCCCGGTGTTGCGTGGGTGGGATGTGCGCCGCGCTTGCCGCCCGTGTTTGCAGCGAGCACGCGCTACAATGTGAATGGCGGGTGGATGAAGGGATGGCAGGAGATGCCGATCGAACGGCTCTACCAGCTGCACCGCGAGTCGTGGGCAGGTACACCCGCTCAGCCGCACATCCCGTGCGTGAGCGTTGGGTGGGACCGCCGGCCCTGGGAGACCGCCGCGAAGGGAAGCTGGTACTACACGGGGGGCATGCCGGACAAGTTCGCTGCACACCTTCGGGAGTTGATCGCGTGGATGGACGCGCACCCGGAACAGTGTACGGCCGAACGGTATGCGGTGGTCTTTGCGTGGAACGAACTGGGAGAGGGCGGATGGCTGGTGCCCACCCGCGGGGACCCACAAGGTTTGTGGCTTCGGGCGATCCGCGACAACCTGATGCAGTGA
- a CDS encoding Gfo/Idh/MocA family oxidoreductase has translation MKGDQTVTSTVSRRRFLQTTATAWAGIQMVANPERVFGANERVRVAVVGIRGRGGDHIQGYQKLPNVEVAAICDVDQNEIAKRLKQFRDRNLKEPMAFEDLRKLLERPDIDAISIATPNHWHSLQGIWACQAGKDAYVEKPMSHRWFEGKQLVEAARKYKRIVMHGSQARCSPALREMVKKLREGLIGEVYMARGLCFKRRKSIGKTPPSEVPKGVNYDLWTGPAPLKPFTQNRFHYNWHWFWDYGDGDFGNQGVHELDIARWGLGVTYPTRVTALGAKVMFDDDQETPNVLNVAYEFTMPDGKPRLLVFEVRHWLTNHEAGIGTRLFGEDDIPAVVGAIAAAGQTKPAEEKKKVAPWTNVIGNLFYGSEGYVAVNGYTSYKTWLGEFHEPGPEGRQGGDAFANFIACVRSRKTEDIEAPIEEGHISCTLLHLGNISYRLGRSLRYDPATQQVIGDDEANRMLKGEYRPPYVVPEQV, from the coding sequence ATGAAGGGCGATCAAACGGTGACTTCGACGGTCTCCCGCCGGCGTTTCCTGCAAACCACCGCGACCGCATGGGCGGGCATTCAGATGGTCGCGAATCCCGAGCGGGTATTTGGTGCAAACGAGAGGGTGCGGGTCGCGGTGGTGGGCATTCGCGGGCGGGGCGGAGATCATATCCAGGGCTACCAGAAACTTCCGAACGTTGAAGTTGCGGCGATCTGCGATGTGGACCAGAACGAGATTGCGAAGCGGCTGAAGCAGTTTCGCGATCGCAACCTCAAGGAGCCGATGGCGTTTGAGGATCTGCGCAAGCTGCTCGAGCGGCCAGACATTGACGCGATCTCGATCGCAACGCCTAACCATTGGCACTCGCTCCAGGGCATTTGGGCCTGCCAGGCCGGCAAGGACGCCTACGTTGAAAAGCCGATGTCGCATCGGTGGTTCGAGGGCAAGCAGCTGGTCGAGGCGGCGCGCAAGTACAAGCGGATCGTGATGCATGGCTCGCAGGCGCGGTGCAGCCCCGCGTTGCGCGAAATGGTGAAGAAGCTCCGTGAGGGCCTGATCGGCGAAGTCTACATGGCGCGCGGGTTGTGCTTCAAGCGGCGCAAGAGCATCGGGAAGACTCCGCCCTCGGAGGTGCCGAAAGGGGTCAACTACGATCTGTGGACCGGGCCGGCACCCCTGAAACCGTTTACGCAGAACCGGTTCCATTACAACTGGCACTGGTTCTGGGACTACGGGGATGGCGACTTCGGGAACCAGGGCGTGCACGAGCTGGACATCGCGCGCTGGGGTCTTGGCGTGACGTATCCGACTCGGGTGACGGCGCTCGGCGCGAAAGTGATGTTCGACGACGATCAGGAGACGCCGAACGTACTGAATGTGGCCTATGAGTTCACCATGCCCGATGGCAAACCACGACTGCTCGTGTTCGAAGTACGGCACTGGCTGACGAACCACGAGGCCGGCATTGGGACGCGGCTGTTCGGCGAGGACGATATTCCTGCGGTGGTCGGCGCGATCGCGGCAGCGGGTCAGACGAAGCCCGCGGAGGAAAAGAAGAAAGTCGCCCCATGGACGAACGTGATCGGCAACCTGTTCTACGGTTCGGAGGGCTACGTCGCGGTCAACGGCTATACCTCCTACAAGACATGGCTCGGCGAGTTCCACGAGCCGGGGCCGGAGGGCCGGCAGGGTGGAGATGCGTTCGCGAACTTCATTGCGTGCGTGCGGAGCCGCAAAACGGAGGACATCGAGGCGCCGATCGAGGAGGGCCACATCTCCTGCACGTTGCTGCACCTCGGCAATATTTCGTACCGGCTCGGCCGTTCGCTCCGGTATGATCCGGCGACGCAGCAAGTGATCGGTGACGACGAAGCGAACCGGATGCTGAAGGGAGAGTATCGGCCGCCGTACGTGGTGCCCGAGCAGGTATGA
- a CDS encoding CehA/McbA family metallohydrolase, with protein sequence MPRSVVMGMLGAALAGSAAENVLRDPGFEEGGTGWSLDALHVLVTNSAAAASGRVCLRGETTAPRQAARLIQTVEVRSNRVYRFRVRARGTPGVFMALFATFPRRTARERIAAWDSISPQWRTFETPPFTPSADGRLVLELISPSSFAGKPGRLWVDDVELIEEVPPRGVELSAAQGVNDEPALTRGADGALYAAWISFRDGRDTLQGARIEVAAGDDARVTHRWTVDDGGGDVALLGPRLVAAGDGAVLVYAREQRDEWDIAVVKLSARGPEFRQLLEDGGTDVDPAVASHRDLVWVAWEGSRDGRRRIGVRAVVGGRAGPIEWLSDPSVNACDPAIAVTAAGEVVVAWHDFRNGRVDIWARSREARTGGWSPARRLTTAPAIDRHPLLLARGDEVWMLYETAQVSEYRVGATIGRRLRLVRITPQGVEEPAAGDGPLAEGSEGPAAAFDESGRLWVAWLAAVAGPKPRDWNVKLAAFAGDRWSAAREVSSLKGMDRRPGLAVVGGTVWVLHQYDNMPANWPNEAAADLARSDVRLAGVPADAPPAAPPTWQCATESAEAFPPADLREARGEETPGWWVEHRGHRWRLFFGDLHEHSDVSPCGRTRDQSVDESYQHMRDLAVHDFACVTDHGYAINSYLWRYLAKLARANEDRGRFLTFLGQEWTSSFEEYSANHPYGFYGHRNLILGDPRFPRWWNEKNRQTPAQLWEDLRRMNADFVTIPHQLADTGNVPTDWSFVDETAQPVAEIFQTRGSYEHEGAPRQARATTPRGWFLQDAWARGIVIGVIASPDHGGGYGKACVYATELSRAAILEALRARRCYGTTGAKILLDVRVGGCFMGEASRSRPPPTVPVEVRVLAPAEIARVDVCRNNVFIYSREVGARQSEFTYVDREVPAGPVWYYVRVQQTDGELAWTSPVWWGAR encoded by the coding sequence ATGCCCCGAAGCGTGGTGATGGGGATGCTGGGGGCGGCTCTCGCCGGCTCGGCGGCGGAAAATGTACTGCGCGACCCTGGCTTTGAGGAGGGCGGGACGGGGTGGTCGCTCGACGCGCTTCATGTCCTAGTGACGAACTCCGCGGCCGCCGCCTCCGGTCGGGTGTGTTTGCGGGGTGAGACGACCGCTCCCCGCCAGGCTGCCCGGCTGATCCAGACGGTCGAGGTGCGCAGCAACCGCGTCTATCGCTTCCGGGTGCGTGCGCGGGGGACACCCGGCGTGTTCATGGCGCTGTTCGCGACGTTCCCCCGGCGCACGGCTCGCGAACGGATCGCCGCATGGGATTCCATCTCGCCGCAGTGGCGGACCTTCGAGACGCCACCGTTCACGCCCTCGGCGGACGGACGGCTGGTGCTCGAGCTGATCTCGCCGTCGTCATTTGCAGGGAAACCAGGACGATTGTGGGTGGACGACGTGGAGCTGATCGAGGAGGTGCCCCCCCGCGGGGTCGAGCTTTCCGCCGCACAGGGGGTCAACGATGAGCCGGCGCTCACGCGCGGAGCGGACGGAGCGCTGTACGCGGCGTGGATCAGTTTTCGGGATGGCCGGGACACGCTGCAGGGGGCGCGCATCGAAGTTGCGGCCGGTGACGATGCGCGCGTGACACATCGCTGGACGGTGGACGACGGGGGCGGTGACGTCGCGCTGCTTGGCCCTCGGCTCGTGGCGGCGGGCGACGGCGCTGTGCTGGTCTATGCGCGGGAACAGCGTGACGAGTGGGACATCGCGGTGGTGAAACTGAGCGCTCGCGGTCCGGAATTCCGCCAGCTGCTGGAGGATGGTGGAACGGATGTGGATCCGGCGGTCGCGTCGCATCGTGACCTGGTGTGGGTTGCCTGGGAGGGTAGCCGGGACGGCCGGCGACGGATCGGCGTCAGAGCCGTTGTGGGAGGGCGGGCCGGGCCGATCGAGTGGCTGAGCGACCCCTCGGTGAACGCGTGCGACCCGGCGATTGCGGTGACCGCGGCCGGCGAAGTGGTGGTGGCGTGGCACGACTTCCGGAACGGACGCGTGGACATCTGGGCACGGTCGCGCGAGGCGCGAACTGGCGGCTGGTCGCCGGCGCGGCGGCTCACCACTGCTCCGGCGATTGACCGGCATCCGCTGCTTCTGGCGCGCGGCGACGAGGTCTGGATGCTGTACGAGACCGCGCAGGTGAGCGAGTACCGCGTCGGAGCGACGATTGGTCGCCGCCTCCGGCTGGTGCGGATCACGCCGCAGGGGGTGGAGGAGCCGGCGGCGGGCGACGGGCCGCTCGCCGAGGGCAGTGAGGGGCCCGCGGCGGCGTTTGATGAGTCGGGACGGCTCTGGGTCGCGTGGTTGGCGGCGGTGGCCGGGCCGAAACCGCGCGACTGGAACGTGAAGCTCGCCGCGTTCGCGGGGGACCGCTGGTCGGCCGCGCGGGAGGTTTCTTCGCTGAAGGGCATGGACCGCCGCCCGGGTTTGGCGGTCGTCGGCGGGACGGTGTGGGTACTTCATCAGTACGACAACATGCCGGCGAACTGGCCGAACGAAGCCGCCGCGGATCTCGCGCGCAGCGACGTGCGTCTGGCGGGCGTCCCGGCGGATGCGCCGCCCGCGGCGCCGCCGACGTGGCAATGCGCGACCGAATCGGCCGAGGCGTTTCCGCCAGCTGACCTGCGCGAGGCGCGCGGTGAGGAGACGCCGGGATGGTGGGTGGAACATCGCGGACACCGATGGCGATTGTTTTTCGGAGACCTGCACGAGCACAGCGACGTGTCCCCGTGCGGTCGCACCCGGGATCAGAGCGTCGACGAGAGCTACCAGCACATGCGCGACCTCGCCGTCCACGATTTCGCCTGCGTGACGGACCACGGGTATGCGATCAACTCGTATCTGTGGCGCTACCTCGCGAAGCTCGCGCGCGCGAACGAAGACCGCGGTCGGTTCCTCACGTTTCTCGGGCAGGAGTGGACCTCATCGTTCGAAGAGTACAGCGCGAACCATCCGTATGGTTTTTACGGGCACCGGAACCTGATCCTGGGCGACCCGCGCTTTCCGCGCTGGTGGAACGAGAAGAACCGGCAGACGCCGGCACAGCTCTGGGAGGACCTGCGGCGAATGAACGCCGACTTTGTCACCATCCCGCATCAGCTCGCCGACACCGGCAACGTGCCGACGGACTGGTCGTTCGTGGACGAAACCGCGCAACCGGTTGCGGAGATTTTTCAGACGCGCGGTTCCTACGAGCATGAGGGCGCGCCGCGACAGGCTCGGGCGACGACGCCGAGGGGCTGGTTTCTGCAGGATGCGTGGGCGCGGGGGATCGTGATCGGGGTGATCGCGAGCCCTGACCACGGTGGCGGGTACGGAAAAGCCTGCGTGTACGCGACCGAGCTGAGCCGGGCTGCGATCCTGGAGGCGCTGCGGGCGCGCCGCTGCTACGGTACCACCGGCGCGAAAATTCTGCTCGATGTGCGGGTCGGGGGGTGTTTCATGGGCGAAGCCTCGCGCAGCCGGCCGCCACCGACGGTGCCGGTGGAGGTTCGCGTGCTGGCGCCGGCGGAAATTGCACGTGTGGACGTCTGTCGCAACAACGTGTTCATCTACTCGCGCGAGGTCGGCGCGCGGCAATCTGAGTTCACTTATGTGGACCGTGAGGTGCCCGCCGGCCCGGTGTGGTACTACGTGCGGGTGCAACAGACGGACGGCGAGCTGGCCTGGACCAGCCCGGTATGGTGGGGGGCGCGATGA